Proteins encoded within one genomic window of Edaphobacter lichenicola:
- a CDS encoding 2-oxo acid dehydrogenase subunit E2: protein MPTDVVMPQMGESITEGTITKWLKKPGDAIQRDEPLFEISTDKVDAEIPSPAAGTLKEIKIAEGTTVQINTVVCSIDETGSSSAPAAAPAKAETAAAPAANTVATAAAQGNPPAATGPGTEVLMPQMGESITEGTITKWLKKVGDTVQRDEPIFEISTDKVDAEIPSPVAGILSEIKVQEGATVTINTVVAVIGGAAGKSSAPAVSTPAPAAAASAPATSAVSSASAGERVRSSPLVRKIAKDNNVDLSQVPGTGAAGRITKTDIVSHLEQGPKPVSAASVAPAASSPAPTAAKPAAPQPQPGELVPMTKMRSIIAQRMVESKRTSPHVHTVFKVDMTRIVKLREKEKSKYEQRNGVKLTYMPFITRAAIVALRKHPIVNGSVEGDAIRYNKNINIGIAVALDWGLIVPVLKQTEEKNFLGIARGIVDVADRARNKKLLPDEISGGTFTLTNSGIFGEQFGTPIINQPQSAILGIGGLNKEAEVITDKDGNDSIAIRSIQRFTLGFDHRIVDGADAGKFMSDFKAYLENWSEDIG from the coding sequence ATGCCGACTGACGTAGTTATGCCCCAGATGGGCGAATCCATCACCGAAGGCACCATCACAAAATGGCTTAAAAAACCGGGCGACGCCATTCAGCGGGACGAACCCCTCTTTGAGATCTCGACCGACAAAGTAGACGCGGAGATTCCGTCGCCCGCCGCTGGCACTCTGAAGGAGATCAAGATCGCCGAAGGAACTACGGTCCAGATCAACACTGTCGTCTGCAGCATCGACGAAACAGGCTCGTCCTCCGCACCTGCCGCCGCGCCCGCAAAGGCTGAAACCGCGGCTGCTCCCGCAGCGAACACTGTCGCAACGGCCGCAGCTCAGGGAAATCCCCCTGCCGCAACGGGTCCGGGAACCGAAGTCCTGATGCCTCAGATGGGCGAGTCCATCACCGAGGGGACCATTACCAAGTGGCTTAAGAAGGTGGGCGATACCGTCCAGCGCGACGAGCCTATCTTCGAGATTTCGACCGACAAAGTTGACGCCGAGATCCCATCGCCCGTAGCCGGTATCCTCTCCGAGATCAAGGTTCAGGAGGGTGCCACCGTCACGATCAACACGGTCGTCGCGGTTATCGGCGGCGCTGCCGGCAAATCGTCCGCTCCGGCTGTGTCTACTCCCGCTCCAGCCGCGGCTGCTTCGGCGCCTGCGACCTCTGCAGTATCTTCCGCTTCGGCAGGCGAACGGGTTCGCTCTTCACCGCTGGTCCGCAAGATTGCAAAAGACAACAACGTCGATCTCTCGCAGGTTCCTGGTACAGGAGCCGCGGGCCGCATCACCAAGACCGACATCGTCAGCCATCTGGAGCAGGGTCCGAAGCCTGTCTCCGCCGCGTCCGTCGCTCCTGCAGCCTCCTCGCCAGCCCCAACCGCTGCCAAGCCGGCCGCCCCTCAGCCGCAGCCCGGCGAACTCGTTCCGATGACCAAGATGCGCTCCATCATCGCGCAGCGCATGGTCGAGTCCAAACGCACCAGCCCGCACGTCCACACCGTCTTCAAGGTGGACATGACGCGCATCGTCAAGCTCCGCGAGAAGGAGAAGTCAAAGTACGAGCAGCGCAACGGCGTCAAGCTGACCTACATGCCCTTCATCACCCGCGCCGCTATCGTCGCGTTGCGCAAGCACCCCATCGTCAACGGTTCGGTGGAAGGCGACGCCATCCGCTACAACAAGAACATCAACATCGGGATTGCCGTCGCGCTCGACTGGGGCCTCATCGTTCCCGTTCTAAAGCAGACTGAGGAGAAGAACTTCCTCGGCATCGCGCGCGGCATCGTCGACGTAGCCGATCGTGCCCGCAACAAGAAACTTTTACCCGATGAGATCTCGGGTGGCACCTTCACGCTGACCAACTCCGGCATCTTCGGCGAGCAGTTCGGCACACCGATCATCAACCAGCCACAGAGCGCGATTCTCGGAATCGGCGGCCTCAATAAGGAAGCCGAAGTCATCACCGACAAAGACGGCAACGACTCCATCGCGATCCGCTCCATTCAGCGCTTCACGCTTGGCTTCGACCATCGCATCGTAGACGGCGCCGACGCCGGCAAATTCATGTCCGACTTCAAGGCATACTTGGAGAACTGGTCCGAGGACATCGGCTAG